The Saxibacter everestensis genome has a window encoding:
- a CDS encoding MFS transporter: MSADGTPEPNRSGSLRSLILPAYLPAVLYGVGQGAVQPIIAHSAIDLGASVAFAGFVVALVGIGQICADLPVGALVTRIGEKRSMLLAVGLDVVALLVCIYATSLWMLCLAIACTGASGAVWMLARQVYVAEVVPFGLRARALSTLGGTHRIGMFIGPFVAVVAIGLLGTVGGYWVHLGSSLLAGIALLVAPDLAADRRRTSTTVAPVSVWTMVRRYRKVLGTLGVCVLLVAGIRASRQVALPLWSSHIGLDGQSTSLIFGIAGAVDMLLFYPAGKVMDRFGRVWIAVPSVVVLALALLMMPLTQSFGSLLVVALVLGAGNGIGSGIIMTLGADVSPRTHRASFLGSWRLLSDSGNAVGPLLLSTVAATAGLGAGILAIGGLGLAAAVLLGRWVPKYGVGPEP; the protein is encoded by the coding sequence ATGTCCGCGGATGGAACGCCTGAGCCGAACCGGTCGGGATCGTTGCGTTCGCTTATCCTCCCGGCCTACCTGCCGGCGGTTCTCTACGGCGTGGGGCAGGGAGCGGTTCAGCCGATCATCGCGCATTCCGCCATAGACCTCGGAGCCAGCGTAGCGTTTGCCGGTTTCGTTGTCGCACTGGTCGGAATCGGCCAGATCTGTGCTGATCTGCCGGTTGGCGCGCTGGTCACCCGCATCGGCGAGAAACGATCGATGCTGCTCGCCGTCGGTCTCGATGTCGTCGCGCTGCTGGTGTGCATCTATGCCACGTCGCTCTGGATGCTGTGCCTGGCCATCGCATGTACTGGCGCCTCCGGCGCGGTCTGGATGCTGGCCCGCCAGGTGTACGTGGCCGAAGTTGTGCCGTTTGGACTGCGGGCGCGGGCATTGTCCACGCTCGGCGGAACGCACCGGATCGGCATGTTCATCGGCCCGTTCGTCGCCGTCGTCGCTATCGGACTGCTTGGCACTGTCGGCGGCTACTGGGTGCATCTGGGCTCCTCGCTGCTCGCCGGCATCGCACTCCTTGTTGCACCCGACCTTGCCGCCGATCGCCGCCGGACGTCGACCACCGTCGCGCCGGTCAGCGTGTGGACGATGGTGAGACGGTACCGAAAGGTTCTCGGCACGCTTGGTGTTTGTGTGCTGCTCGTCGCCGGGATCAGGGCGTCCCGCCAGGTTGCGCTGCCGCTGTGGAGCAGTCACATCGGCCTGGATGGTCAAAGCACGTCGCTGATCTTCGGCATAGCCGGCGCGGTCGACATGCTGCTGTTTTATCCGGCCGGAAAGGTGATGGACCGGTTCGGCAGGGTCTGGATAGCTGTGCCGTCCGTCGTCGTGCTCGCGCTGGCATTGCTCATGATGCCGCTGACCCAATCGTTTGGTTCCCTGCTTGTGGTGGCTCTTGTGCTGGGCGCCGGAAATGGAATCGGCTCAGGCATCATCATGACGCTCGGCGCAGACGTCTCGCCGCGCACGCACCGGGCGTCTTTCCTCGGCTCGTGGCGGCTGCTCTCAGATAGCGGAAATGCGGTCGGCCCGCTGCTGCTGTCAACTGTGGCCGCGACGGCGGGCCTCGGCGCGGGCATTCTGGCGATAGGCGGACTTGGGCTGGCGGCGGCTGTGCTGCTCGGCAGGTGGGTGCCGAAGTATGGCGTCGGGCCTGAACCGTGA
- the map gene encoding type I methionyl aminopeptidase, translating to MREAGLVTAAALGAARDALTPGITTRELDAIAAAVIKDAGATSNFKGYHGFPATLCISVNDEVVHGIPGDRKIAPGDLVSIDGGAIVSGWHGDSAFSAVVDPVDSENQRLIDITEQAMWVGIAALASARHVGEIGAAIDDFVTASAADFGILEDYVGHGIGTSMHQPPDVLNYRASNLGPKVKPGLCLAIEPMLVAGDIATRVLDDDWTVVTEDKRNAAHWEHSVAVHDGGIWVLTAPDGGAAKLAELGVTVAPLD from the coding sequence ATGCGAGAGGCCGGTCTGGTGACCGCAGCCGCGTTGGGTGCCGCCAGGGATGCGCTGACACCTGGTATCACAACCCGTGAGCTGGACGCCATCGCCGCCGCCGTGATCAAAGATGCGGGCGCCACGTCGAACTTCAAGGGCTATCACGGCTTCCCGGCGACGCTGTGTATCTCGGTCAACGATGAGGTGGTGCACGGCATACCGGGCGATCGGAAGATAGCGCCCGGAGACCTGGTCTCGATCGATGGCGGCGCTATCGTTTCCGGCTGGCACGGCGATTCTGCGTTCTCGGCCGTCGTCGACCCGGTCGACTCCGAGAACCAGCGGCTGATCGACATCACCGAACAGGCTATGTGGGTGGGTATTGCCGCTCTCGCGTCGGCCAGGCACGTGGGGGAGATAGGTGCGGCAATCGACGACTTCGTGACGGCCTCCGCGGCCGACTTCGGCATCCTGGAAGACTATGTCGGGCATGGAATTGGCACCTCGATGCACCAACCGCCGGACGTGCTGAACTACCGCGCCTCCAATCTCGGTCCCAAGGTCAAGCCCGGGCTGTGCCTGGCTATTGAACCAATGCTGGTTGCCGGTGATATCGCGACCCGGGTGCTCGACGATGACTGGACCGTGGTGACCGAAGACAAACGGAATGCGGCGCACTGGGAGCACAGCGTTGCCGTGCACGACGGTGGAATCTGGGTGCTGACCGCACCCGACGGCGGGGCGGCAAAGCTCGCCGAACTCGGTGTGACGGTCGCGCCGCTCGACTGA
- a CDS encoding adenylate kinase translates to MSARIILIGPPGAGKGTQAARLAERLQIPAVSTGSIFRTNVTEETPLGVEAKRYMDAGEYVPDEVTNKMVRERLQQDDALNGFLLDGYPRTTAQVTALDEILAETGDSLDHVVELEADTDEVVARLLTRAQIEARADDSEEIIRHRLDVYVEQTAPLTKLYAERGLLRTVDGLGAVDEVSSRVLAAIGQDQKA, encoded by the coding sequence ATGAGTGCACGCATTATCCTGATCGGCCCGCCCGGCGCCGGCAAGGGAACGCAGGCCGCCAGGCTGGCAGAACGTCTGCAGATTCCCGCGGTATCCACCGGGAGCATCTTCCGGACGAACGTGACCGAGGAGACTCCGCTCGGCGTCGAGGCGAAACGCTACATGGACGCCGGGGAGTACGTTCCGGATGAAGTCACGAACAAGATGGTGCGGGAGCGTTTGCAGCAGGATGATGCGCTCAACGGTTTCCTGCTCGACGGTTACCCCCGAACGACCGCCCAGGTCACTGCGTTGGACGAAATTCTGGCCGAGACGGGGGATTCGCTGGATCACGTCGTCGAGCTCGAGGCAGACACCGACGAGGTCGTCGCCCGCCTGTTGACCCGGGCGCAGATCGAGGCGCGCGCGGACGACAGCGAGGAAATCATCCGCCACCGGCTGGATGTCTACGTTGAGCAGACCGCCCCGCTGACCAAGCTGTACGCCGAGCGCGGCCTGCTGCGCACAGTGGACGGACTCGGTGCTGTCGACGAGGTCTCCTCGCGGGTCCTCGCTGCCATCGGCCAGGACCAGAAGGCCTAG